A window of the Egibacter rhizosphaerae genome harbors these coding sequences:
- a CDS encoding RecB family exonuclease: MERPSEPSHVEAPTAATPTGAAAGPASGTTLLGEPVTDEPLRLSFSRVDTYRRCPRQYRYAYIDKLPQPPSPHLSFGSSVHGALERWWDRKLPDPPPLEELLQALYDAWDTTGFAGMEREEQLRWYTHARDVLARHHARFAEHYVPPVAVEQWFEVPLPDDIVVVGSIDLVVPTGAGTDASSGAASNGLGIIDWKTNRRAKTREQVAGDLQLAIYALAARHLWGHDPDWVALDFVVPGMRVTVPREEIDVDAAVAKVRETAARIRSEAFEPQPSRLCAWCDFRTECPAGGDEGPDLPGVAVGELRRLKRRQARDARRIDELKQLVADRLGPDALVELDPDESS, encoded by the coding sequence ATGGAACGTCCCTCCGAGCCATCCCACGTCGAGGCACCGACGGCCGCAACGCCGACCGGCGCAGCGGCCGGACCCGCATCCGGCACGACGCTGCTGGGCGAGCCGGTCACGGACGAGCCGCTGCGCCTGTCGTTCTCGCGGGTGGACACGTACCGCCGGTGCCCGCGCCAGTACCGCTACGCGTACATCGACAAGCTGCCCCAGCCCCCGAGCCCGCACCTGTCGTTCGGGTCGTCGGTGCACGGGGCCCTGGAGCGCTGGTGGGACCGGAAGCTGCCCGATCCCCCACCGCTCGAGGAGCTCTTGCAAGCCCTCTACGACGCGTGGGACACGACGGGGTTCGCCGGGATGGAACGCGAGGAACAGCTGCGCTGGTACACCCACGCCCGTGACGTCCTCGCCCGCCACCACGCCCGCTTCGCCGAGCACTACGTCCCCCCGGTCGCCGTCGAGCAGTGGTTCGAGGTGCCGCTGCCCGACGACATCGTGGTTGTCGGCTCAATCGACCTGGTGGTGCCCACCGGCGCGGGCACCGACGCCTCGAGTGGCGCGGCCTCGAACGGGCTCGGGATCATCGACTGGAAGACCAATCGCCGCGCGAAGACCCGTGAGCAGGTCGCCGGCGACCTGCAGCTGGCGATCTACGCGCTCGCGGCACGCCATCTGTGGGGACACGATCCCGACTGGGTCGCCCTCGACTTCGTCGTGCCCGGGATGCGCGTGACGGTGCCGCGCGAAGAGATCGACGTCGACGCCGCCGTCGCGAAGGTACGCGAGACCGCCGCCCGGATCCGCTCCGAGGCCTTCGAGCCGCAGCCGTCGCGCCTCTGCGCTTGGTGCGACTTCCGCACCGAGTGCCCGGCGGGGGGCGACGAAGGACCCGACCTGCCGGGCGTCGCGGTCGGCGAGCTGCGCCGCCTCAAGCGCCGGCAGGCGCGCGACGCCCGACGCATCGACGAGCTGAAGCAACTCGTCGCGGACCGCCTCGGACCGGACGCGCTCGTCGAGCTCGACCCGGACGAGTCCTCCTAA
- a CDS encoding ABC transporter substrate-binding protein encodes MVVLALLVWGCDDAALESDAPDPPDEATDAGTGTGEAGSEAGGGTADDDPTESQEDTAGAPGDPSADLPEGVLFAAIGDAPDTLDPHEATGLTRLAVLENVYDRLVEPNGVDGVEPALAERWEPVDGGQRWVFELREGVRWHDGAELDGHDVRYSIERAKSAQQPDRLGDVSSVEVPDEHTVEVVLEEPRANLPADLGRGRGVAIVPEGSGEVLRDDPVGTGPFAVADATGATELELEAFSDHWGGAPELDGITYRTVRDDTARMDALAAGEVDWAHRVTAEVRARDADGEPEWDDVIIGTRPRPATVAYALNHDRQPWAEAPVREALAAAVRRGTIAEAARRGAAQPGRTALPPGTRYHIPGPPGLGAGGATADPLGAAGLEEDALEGLELDLLVPDDDEARRVGSALAAQWRGIGLDARTRVAAPERYESALRDGAFDATLVRLEDHRDPADTYEAPLHSEGAHNVHGFVDEEVDAILEEARQILDPQERAEAYERAVDRIREQHALTYLYHPLEIQGWRADVTGYEIRGEGSVRFEDVSVER; translated from the coding sequence GTGGTCGTGCTCGCGCTGCTGGTCTGGGGCTGCGACGACGCGGCGCTCGAGTCGGACGCACCGGACCCGCCCGACGAGGCCACGGACGCCGGAACGGGAACGGGCGAGGCGGGCAGCGAGGCTGGCGGCGGCACCGCTGACGACGATCCCACGGAGTCCCAGGAGGACACCGCAGGGGCGCCGGGAGATCCCTCGGCCGACCTGCCCGAAGGGGTGTTGTTCGCCGCGATCGGTGACGCCCCTGACACCCTCGATCCCCACGAGGCGACCGGACTCACGCGGCTGGCCGTGCTCGAGAACGTCTACGACCGGTTGGTCGAGCCGAACGGGGTCGACGGCGTGGAACCCGCTCTCGCGGAACGTTGGGAACCGGTCGACGGGGGCCAGCGGTGGGTCTTCGAGCTGCGCGAGGGGGTGCGCTGGCACGACGGTGCCGAGCTCGACGGGCACGACGTGCGGTACTCGATCGAGCGGGCGAAGTCGGCCCAGCAGCCGGACCGGCTGGGCGATGTCTCGTCGGTCGAGGTGCCGGACGAGCACACCGTGGAGGTCGTCCTGGAGGAGCCGCGGGCCAACCTGCCGGCCGATCTCGGACGCGGGCGGGGCGTGGCGATCGTGCCGGAGGGGTCGGGCGAGGTGCTCCGTGACGACCCGGTCGGCACGGGCCCGTTCGCGGTGGCCGACGCCACCGGAGCGACCGAGCTGGAGCTGGAGGCGTTCAGCGACCACTGGGGCGGTGCTCCCGAGCTCGACGGGATCACCTACCGCACGGTCCGGGACGACACGGCGCGGATGGACGCGCTGGCCGCCGGGGAGGTGGATTGGGCGCACCGGGTGACCGCCGAGGTGCGCGCACGGGACGCGGACGGGGAGCCCGAGTGGGACGACGTGATCATCGGCACTCGGCCGCGCCCCGCGACGGTCGCCTACGCGCTCAACCACGACCGGCAACCCTGGGCCGAGGCACCGGTGCGGGAGGCGCTGGCCGCCGCAGTGCGGCGCGGGACGATCGCCGAGGCGGCGCGGCGCGGCGCGGCCCAGCCCGGCCGGACCGCGCTGCCTCCGGGCACGCGGTACCACATTCCCGGGCCGCCCGGTCTCGGGGCGGGCGGGGCCACGGCGGATCCCCTGGGGGCGGCCGGCCTGGAGGAGGACGCGCTCGAGGGTCTCGAGCTGGATCTGCTGGTACCCGACGATGACGAGGCTCGACGGGTCGGTAGCGCCCTCGCCGCGCAGTGGCGCGGCATCGGCCTCGACGCCCGGACCCGTGTGGCCGCACCGGAACGCTACGAGAGCGCACTCCGCGACGGCGCGTTCGATGCGACCCTGGTCCGCTTGGAGGACCACCGCGACCCCGCCGACACCTACGAGGCCCCGCTCCACTCCGAGGGGGCGCACAACGTCCACGGCTTCGTCGACGAGGAGGTCGACGCGATCCTCGAGGAGGCGCGGCAGATACTCGACCCTCAGGAGCGGGCCGAGGCGTACGAGCGCGCCGTGGACCGGATCCGAGAGCAGCACGCCCTCACGTACCTCTACCATCCGCTCGAGATCCAGGGTTGGCGGGCCGACGTCACCGGCTACGAGATCCGCGGCGAGGGATCGGTGCGGTTCGAGGACGTGAGCGTCGAGCGGTAG
- a CDS encoding HAD family hydrolase yields MQVVATDLDGTLLRSDGAVSARTRAALHAVQREGRWVVLATGRPIRFVHRLAADLGGQGPVICANGAVVYDAARDRVVEERALRPTTTREVIAALRAQEPDLAFAWETTREFRCEPGFAALAEWPVPDGAVLDESVRDTHDGVVKLLARHPAGDMSSMFDGLAAQVDGLATVTHSTATLVEVSAAGVDKGTAVAQFVAERGFAPEHTIAFGDMPNDLALLDWAGWSVAVANAHPLVRARADTMTASNDEDGVALVLEGLPRGP; encoded by the coding sequence GTGCAAGTCGTCGCGACCGATCTGGACGGCACGCTGTTGCGCAGCGACGGTGCCGTCTCCGCCCGCACGCGCGCCGCGCTGCACGCCGTGCAGCGCGAGGGCCGGTGGGTCGTGCTGGCAACGGGACGGCCCATCCGCTTCGTCCATCGCCTCGCGGCCGACCTGGGGGGACAGGGACCCGTGATCTGTGCCAACGGCGCCGTCGTGTACGACGCGGCACGGGACCGGGTCGTCGAGGAACGGGCCCTTCGCCCCACGACGACCCGCGAGGTGATCGCGGCCCTGCGGGCACAGGAGCCCGACCTGGCCTTTGCCTGGGAGACCACCCGCGAGTTCCGCTGCGAACCGGGCTTCGCCGCGCTCGCCGAGTGGCCCGTTCCCGACGGGGCCGTTCTCGACGAGAGCGTGCGCGACACGCACGACGGAGTGGTCAAGCTGCTCGCTCGCCATCCCGCCGGAGACATGTCCTCGATGTTCGATGGGCTGGCCGCGCAGGTCGACGGGCTCGCGACCGTCACGCACTCGACCGCCACCCTGGTGGAGGTCTCAGCGGCGGGTGTGGACAAGGGCACCGCGGTGGCGCAGTTCGTCGCGGAGCGCGGCTTCGCCCCCGAACACACGATCGCGTTCGGGGACATGCCGAACGATCTGGCGCTGCTCGACTGGGCGGGCTGGTCGGTCGCGGTCGCCAACGCGCACCCGCTCGTGCGGGCTCGGGCCGACACGATGACGGCGAGCAACGACGAGGACGGTGTCGCGCTGGTGCTCGAGGGACTGCCGAGGGGCCCTTAG